Proteins encoded within one genomic window of Spirulina major PCC 6313:
- the rplE gene encoding 50S ribosomal protein L5, which translates to MSQRLKQLYQDTIVPKLTEQFGYTNVHQVPKVHKITLNRGLGEASQNAKALESSLSELAIISGQRPVVTRAKKAIAGFKIREGMPVGVMVTLRSDRMYAFLDRLISLALPRIRDFRGISPKSFDGRGNYSLGVREQLIFPEIDYDSIDQIRGMDISIVTTANTDEEGRALLKEMGMPFRNQ; encoded by the coding sequence ATGTCCCAACGACTTAAGCAACTCTACCAAGACACCATTGTCCCCAAGCTCACCGAGCAATTTGGGTACACCAACGTTCACCAAGTGCCCAAGGTGCATAAAATCACCCTCAATCGGGGTCTTGGTGAAGCCTCTCAAAATGCGAAAGCACTTGAATCGTCATTAAGTGAACTCGCGATCATTAGTGGTCAACGTCCCGTCGTGACCCGTGCGAAAAAAGCGATCGCCGGCTTCAAAATCCGAGAAGGAATGCCCGTCGGCGTAATGGTAACCCTCCGCTCCGATCGCATGTACGCTTTTTTGGATCGTCTAATTAGCCTAGCGCTGCCTCGCATCCGTGACTTTCGCGGCATCAGCCCCAAAAGCTTCGACGGGCGAGGAAACTACAGCCTCGGCGTTCGTGAGCAACTTATCTTTCCAGAGATCGACTACGACAGCATCGATCAAATCCGAGGGATGGATATCTCCATCGTGACCACCGCCAACACAGACGAAGAAGGTCGCGCGTTGCTCAAAGAAATGGGCATGCCCTTCCGTAATCAATAG
- the rpsH gene encoding 30S ribosomal protein S8, whose translation MAANDTISDMLTRIRNAGAVRHSTTNVPSTRMTRDIARVLKDEGFIADYEEAGEGVKKQLTLSLKYAGRTRKPIINTLKRISKPGLRVYKNRKELPRVLGGIGIAIISTSSGIMTDREARQRGIGGEVLCYIW comes from the coding sequence ATGGCGGCCAACGACACTATTTCCGACATGCTCACTCGCATCCGTAACGCCGGAGCCGTGAGACATAGCACCACCAACGTCCCCTCGACTCGGATGACACGCGACATCGCCCGTGTCCTCAAAGACGAAGGCTTCATTGCCGACTATGAAGAAGCAGGCGAAGGCGTGAAAAAACAACTCACCCTTTCCCTCAAATACGCGGGCCGTACCCGCAAGCCGATCATCAACACCCTGAAACGGATTAGTAAACCCGGTCTCCGCGTTTACAAAAACCGCAAAGAATTGCCCCGTGTCCTTGGTGGCATCGGGATTGCCATCATCTCCACCTCCAGCGGCATCATGACCGATCGTGAAGCCCGGCAGCGCGGTATTGGTGGTGAAGTCCTCTGCTACATTTGGTAG
- the rplF gene encoding 50S ribosomal protein L6, with the protein MSRIGKRPITVPDKVTVTIDGNHVAVKGPKGQLERQIPGMVDIHQDGNTITVVRHNESRKCRERHGLSRTLIANMIEGVSNGYEKQLIIQGVGYRAQMQGTTLVLSVGYSHPVEIQPPEGVQFAVAEKNTQVVVSGINKEIVGNVTAQIRAVRPPEVYKGKGIRYKGEVVRRKAGKAGKK; encoded by the coding sequence ATGTCTCGGATTGGCAAACGTCCAATAACCGTTCCTGATAAAGTTACTGTCACCATCGACGGCAACCATGTCGCCGTCAAAGGCCCCAAAGGTCAGCTTGAACGCCAGATTCCCGGCATGGTTGACATCCATCAAGATGGCAACACCATCACAGTGGTGCGTCACAACGAAAGCCGCAAATGCCGCGAGCGTCATGGCCTGTCCCGCACCCTGATCGCCAACATGATCGAAGGCGTGTCCAACGGCTATGAAAAGCAACTGATCATCCAAGGGGTAGGGTATCGTGCCCAAATGCAAGGCACCACCTTAGTCCTCAGTGTCGGCTACAGTCACCCTGTTGAAATTCAACCCCCCGAAGGTGTGCAGTTTGCCGTCGCCGAAAAAAATACTCAAGTGGTGGTCAGCGGCATCAACAAAGAAATTGTGGGTAACGTCACCGCTCAAATTCGGGCTGTACGCCCCCCCGAAGTCTACAAAGGCAAAGGGATTCGCTACAAAGGCGAAGTGGTTCGACGCAAAGCTGGTAAGGCAGGGAAGAAATAG
- the rplR gene encoding 50S ribosomal protein L18: MKTTRKAQLHRRHRRLRKKVSGTATRPRLAVFRSNNHIYAQLIDDVQQHTLAAASSLDKELKTDLPSGANCDASTSVGTLIAERAKAKGIQHVVFDRGGNLYHGRVKALAEAAREAGLDF; encoded by the coding sequence ATGAAAACAACTCGTAAAGCTCAACTGCACCGTCGCCACCGGCGACTGCGGAAAAAAGTTAGCGGCACAGCCACTCGTCCTCGCTTGGCCGTCTTCCGCTCCAACAATCATATCTATGCTCAATTAATTGATGATGTGCAGCAACATACCCTTGCCGCTGCATCTAGTCTTGATAAAGAACTCAAGACAGATCTGCCATCGGGGGCAAACTGTGATGCATCCACATCGGTGGGCACATTGATCGCAGAACGTGCCAAAGCCAAAGGCATTCAGCACGTTGTTTTTGACCGGGGGGGAAATCTCTACCATGGTCGTGTGAAGGCCTTGGCAGAGGCTGCCCGTGAAGCGGGTCTCGACTTCTAA
- the rpsE gene encoding 30S ribosomal protein S5, which produces MAKTKGKKGNRTKKEELFQERVIQIRRVSKVVKGGKKLSFRAIVVVGDENGKVGVGVGKAADVIGAVRKGVADGKKQLVDVPLNKANSITHPARGVAGGAKVMMRPAAPGTGVIAGGAVRTVLELAGVKNILAKQLGSSSPLNNARAAVDALETLRTFRDVAQERNVPIEKLYI; this is translated from the coding sequence ATGGCAAAAACAAAAGGTAAAAAAGGGAACCGCACCAAGAAAGAAGAACTCTTTCAAGAGCGGGTTATTCAAATTCGCCGGGTCAGCAAGGTTGTCAAAGGCGGTAAAAAGCTCAGTTTCCGGGCAATTGTTGTCGTCGGTGACGAAAATGGCAAAGTCGGCGTTGGCGTTGGCAAAGCCGCAGATGTGATTGGCGCAGTGCGCAAAGGCGTTGCGGATGGCAAGAAGCAGTTAGTCGATGTGCCGTTGAATAAGGCGAACTCGATCACCCATCCTGCTCGCGGCGTTGCTGGCGGTGCAAAGGTGATGATGCGCCCAGCGGCTCCCGGTACTGGGGTAATTGCTGGGGGTGCTGTTCGTACCGTCTTAGAATTGGCGGGCGTGAAGAACATTCTGGCGAAGCAGCTTGGATCGAGCAGCCCCCTCAATAATGCGCGGGCGGCTGTGGATGCTCTCGAAACGCTGCGGACGTTCCGGGATGTGGCCCAAGAGCGTAATGTTCCCATTGAAAAGCTTTATATCTAA
- the rplO gene encoding 50S ribosomal protein L15: MNINDATPKAGSNKRRRRVGRGIAAGQGASCGFGMRGQKSRSGTGTKPGFEGGQMPLYRRVPKLKHFTVINPKLFTIVNVRRLAELPANSEVTLASLMDCGIVTANDGPLKLLGDGELSVALTVKAAAFTAGARQKIEAAGGSCEVVAG, translated from the coding sequence ATGAACATTAATGATGCTACGCCCAAGGCTGGGTCAAATAAACGCCGCCGTCGTGTGGGCCGCGGAATTGCAGCGGGCCAAGGGGCCAGTTGTGGTTTCGGAATGCGGGGTCAAAAATCTCGCTCTGGTACCGGCACGAAGCCGGGGTTTGAAGGGGGTCAAATGCCCCTGTATCGGCGTGTTCCGAAGTTAAAACACTTTACGGTGATTAATCCGAAGCTGTTCACGATTGTGAATGTGCGGCGCTTGGCTGAGTTGCCGGCTAATTCTGAAGTGACCTTAGCGTCATTGATGGATTGTGGCATTGTGACCGCCAATGATGGCCCGTTGAAACTGTTGGGCGATGGTGAATTGTCTGTGGCGCTAACCGTGAAGGCGGCGGCTTTTACCGCTGGTGCTCGGCAGAAAATTGAGGCGGCGGGCGGTAGTTGTGAAGTTGTCGCTGGGTAA
- the secY gene encoding preprotein translocase subunit SecY — translation MVVSRDKTPTAQETFMQMAQAAGLRGRLLITIGLLVLVRLGVYLPVPGVDLARFSREVQDTPLIGFLDVFSGGGLSLLGIFALGILPFINASIIMQLLTAALPSLENLQKNEGEAGRRKISQITRYVALGWAALQSVMLTTWVQSYAYEPGPVFFVETVIAFTAGSMFVMWISELITERGIGNGASLLIFVNIVAVLPTILGQTVGVAQQGGRDEIAKVVILLLAFLLMIVGIVFVQEGTRRIPIISARRQVGRRLYRERTNYLPLRLNQGGVMPIIFASAVLFLPASLAQFTQGKEGFLGDLNQILAPVSNAIRMDGPTPWIYVLVFFTLILFFSYFYSSLIVNPVDMSQNLKKMGSSIPGIRPGRATSEYLERVINRLTFLGAAFLSVVATVPTAVESAMGIQTLRGLGSTSLLILVGVAIDTAKQIQTYVISQRYEGMVKK, via the coding sequence ATGGTTGTCAGCCGCGATAAAACACCAACGGCGCAAGAAACCTTTATGCAAATGGCCCAAGCTGCGGGGCTACGAGGTCGTCTCTTAATCACAATTGGCCTCCTCGTGCTCGTCCGCCTTGGCGTTTATTTACCGGTTCCCGGTGTCGATCTAGCTCGCTTCAGTCGCGAAGTCCAAGACACGCCGTTAATTGGTTTTTTAGATGTATTTTCCGGCGGAGGACTCTCCTTACTCGGTATTTTTGCCCTTGGCATCTTACCGTTCATTAATGCCTCCATCATCATGCAATTGCTCACGGCGGCGCTCCCGTCGTTAGAAAATTTGCAGAAAAATGAAGGGGAAGCCGGCCGACGCAAAATCTCTCAGATTACCCGCTACGTTGCCCTTGGCTGGGCTGCACTGCAAAGTGTGATGCTCACAACCTGGGTACAAAGTTACGCCTACGAACCGGGCCCGGTCTTTTTTGTTGAAACGGTGATTGCCTTCACCGCCGGTTCAATGTTCGTGATGTGGATTTCTGAGCTGATCACGGAACGGGGCATTGGGAACGGTGCGTCCCTGCTGATTTTCGTCAACATTGTGGCGGTGCTGCCGACCATTTTGGGACAAACCGTAGGGGTCGCTCAACAAGGCGGACGTGATGAAATTGCCAAAGTCGTGATTTTGCTGCTGGCCTTTTTGTTGATGATTGTGGGGATTGTCTTTGTCCAGGAAGGGACACGCCGAATTCCGATTATCTCCGCTCGTCGCCAAGTGGGTCGCCGTCTTTACCGTGAACGGACAAACTACCTACCCCTCCGCCTCAATCAAGGGGGGGTGATGCCGATTATTTTCGCCTCAGCGGTGTTATTTTTACCGGCATCTTTGGCACAGTTTACCCAGGGTAAAGAGGGATTCTTGGGGGATTTAAACCAGATTTTAGCCCCGGTGTCCAATGCCATTCGGATGGATGGCCCCACACCTTGGATTTACGTGCTGGTCTTTTTCACCTTAATTCTGTTCTTTAGCTACTTCTATTCATCGTTGATTGTGAATCCGGTGGATATGTCGCAAAACCTCAAGAAAATGGGGTCTAGTATTCCGGGAATTCGTCCCGGACGCGCCACCAGTGAGTATCTAGAGCGGGTGATTAATCGCCTGACGTTCTTAGGTGCAGCGTTCTTGAGTGTGGTGGCGACGGTGCCGACCGCTGTCGAAAGTGCCATGGGGATTCAAACACTGCGGGGGTTGGGATCTACATCCTTGTTGATTTTAGTCGGGGTTGCCATTGATACGGCGAAGCAGATCCAAACCTATGTGATCTCGCAGCGCTATGAAGGCATGGTGAAGAAGTAA
- a CDS encoding adenylate kinase, with protein MSKRLIFLGPPGAGKGTQAERLAATANIPHISTGEIIRGAIAHQTPLGQKAKAYVDAGDLVPDSLILDLIRERLSQSDTQSGWILDGFPRNVSQAQFLDQLLTELHQDGVCVISLTVPEDVLVNRLMNRQRKDDNEATIRHRLVVYRQETAPVIEFYQDRNLHIVDGDRTPDEVGSTLQMLVAD; from the coding sequence ATGAGTAAACGTTTGATTTTTTTAGGGCCGCCAGGGGCCGGGAAAGGCACCCAAGCTGAACGCTTGGCCGCCACGGCGAACATCCCTCATATTTCCACTGGAGAAATAATCCGAGGGGCGATCGCCCACCAAACCCCCCTAGGTCAAAAGGCAAAAGCCTACGTTGATGCCGGAGACCTTGTGCCCGACAGTCTGATTCTCGACCTGATTCGAGAGCGGCTGAGCCAATCCGATACTCAATCCGGTTGGATTCTCGATGGGTTTCCCCGCAATGTCAGTCAGGCTCAATTCCTCGACCAATTGCTTACCGAACTTCATCAAGATGGGGTCTGTGTGATTAGTCTCACCGTCCCTGAAGATGTGCTTGTCAATCGGTTGATGAATCGTCAACGGAAGGATGACAACGAAGCCACCATTCGCCATCGCTTGGTCGTGTATCGCCAAGAAACCGCACCTGTGATTGAGTTTTATCAGGATCGAAATTTACATATTGTCGATGGCGATCGCACCCCCGACGAGGTGGGTTCAACCTTGCAAATGCTTGTTGCAGACTAG
- the infA gene encoding translation initiation factor IF-1, with amino-acid sequence MSKQDLIEMEGTVTESLPNAMFRVDLDNGFNVLAHISGKIRRNYIKILPGDRVKVELTPYDLTKGRITYRLRKK; translated from the coding sequence TTGTCCAAACAAGATCTCATTGAAATGGAAGGCACGGTAACAGAATCGTTACCCAACGCCATGTTTCGAGTTGACCTTGACAATGGGTTTAACGTTCTAGCCCATATTTCCGGGAAAATTCGTCGCAATTACATTAAAATTCTGCCCGGCGATCGCGTCAAAGTAGAACTCACCCCCTACGACCTCACCAAAGGTCGCATCACCTACCGGCTCCGTAAAAAATAG
- the rpmJ gene encoding 50S ribosomal protein L36, translating into MKVRASVKKICEKCRVIRRRGRVMVICTNPKHKQRQG; encoded by the coding sequence ATGAAAGTTAGAGCATCCGTAAAGAAAATTTGTGAAAAATGCCGCGTCATTCGCCGACGAGGCAGAGTCATGGTGATCTGCACTAACCCCAAGCACAAGCAGCGTCAAGGTTAG
- the rpsM gene encoding 30S ribosomal protein S13: MARIAGIDLPRDKRIEIGLTYIYGIGLSRSHEILAATGVNPDTRVKDLADEDVTKLRTCIENYQIEGDLRRWESMNIKRLADIGTYRGRRHRQGLPVRGQRTRTNARTRRGRRLTVAGKKKAAKK, translated from the coding sequence GTGGCACGAATTGCTGGTATCGACCTACCCAGAGATAAACGTATTGAAATTGGTTTGACCTACATTTATGGAATCGGCCTGTCCCGCTCCCATGAAATTCTTGCCGCCACCGGTGTCAATCCCGACACCCGCGTCAAAGACCTTGCCGATGAAGACGTTACCAAACTGCGTACCTGCATCGAGAACTACCAAATCGAAGGGGATTTGCGCCGTTGGGAGTCCATGAACATCAAGCGACTCGCTGACATCGGCACCTACCGCGGCCGTCGGCATCGCCAAGGACTGCCCGTCCGCGGCCAACGGACACGCACCAACGCACGCACACGCCGAGGTCGTCGTCTCACCGTTGCCGGTAAGAAAAAGGCGGCTAAGAAGTAG
- the rpsK gene encoding 30S ribosomal protein S11 yields MARPTKKGGTKKTKRNVPNGVAHITSTFNNTIVTISDTKGDVISWASSGSSGFKGAKKGTPFAAQTAADSAARRAIEQGMRQLEVMVSGPGAGRETAIRALQASGLEITLIRDVTPIPHNGCRPPKRRRV; encoded by the coding sequence ATGGCACGACCAACCAAAAAGGGCGGGACAAAAAAAACAAAGCGCAACGTCCCCAATGGTGTAGCCCACATCACCTCCACTTTTAACAACACGATTGTGACCATTTCCGACACAAAGGGCGATGTCATTTCCTGGGCCTCTTCCGGGTCTAGCGGGTTTAAAGGCGCAAAAAAAGGTACCCCCTTTGCGGCCCAAACCGCTGCTGACAGTGCGGCTCGCCGAGCGATTGAACAAGGCATGCGTCAACTCGAAGTCATGGTCAGTGGCCCTGGCGCAGGTCGGGAAACCGCAATTCGGGCACTCCAAGCTTCAGGATTGGAAATCACCTTAATTCGGGATGTTACGCCTATTCCCCATAACGGTTGTCGCCCTCCCAAACGTCGCCGCGTCTAG
- a CDS encoding DNA-directed RNA polymerase subunit alpha, whose amino-acid sequence MIQFQIECVESKTHKNQSQYSKFVLEPLERGQGITVGNALRRVLLANLEGAAATAVRIAGVSHEFATISGVREDVLEILLNMKEVVFQSFATGPQIGRLVATGPDTVTAGQFDLPSEVQVVDKNQYVATLAEGARLEMEFRIERGKGYQSVDRSRDEATALDFMQIDAVFMPVSKVNYVVEDALVDGSMSKDRLILDIWTNGSIKPEEALSQAAGIVVELFNPLKDLTLEAIQEDQQEDEDPTSQIPIEELQLSVRAYNCLKRAQINTVADLLDYSQEDLLEIKNFGQKSAEEVIEALQQRLGITLPQEKSKP is encoded by the coding sequence GTGATACAGTTTCAAATTGAGTGCGTTGAGTCCAAAACGCACAAAAATCAAAGTCAATACAGTAAGTTTGTTCTTGAACCCTTAGAACGGGGGCAAGGCATTACTGTAGGGAATGCACTTCGTCGTGTGTTGCTTGCAAATCTCGAAGGGGCTGCGGCCACTGCGGTTCGCATTGCCGGGGTCAGTCATGAATTTGCGACTATTTCAGGGGTTCGAGAAGATGTTCTCGAAATTCTGCTGAATATGAAGGAAGTGGTGTTCCAAAGCTTTGCAACCGGGCCACAAATCGGTCGCCTTGTCGCCACAGGACCAGACACGGTTACTGCCGGTCAGTTTGATCTACCGTCTGAAGTGCAAGTGGTGGATAAAAACCAGTACGTGGCCACTTTAGCCGAAGGCGCACGGCTCGAAATGGAGTTTCGGATTGAACGGGGGAAAGGCTACCAGTCTGTGGATCGCTCTCGTGACGAAGCCACTGCCCTTGATTTCATGCAGATTGATGCGGTGTTTATGCCGGTCAGCAAAGTGAACTACGTGGTCGAAGATGCTCTGGTGGACGGCTCGATGTCGAAGGATCGCTTGATTTTAGACATCTGGACCAATGGGAGCATTAAGCCCGAAGAAGCGTTGTCCCAAGCCGCAGGCATTGTGGTGGAATTATTCAACCCCCTCAAAGATCTCACTCTAGAAGCGATTCAGGAAGATCAACAGGAGGATGAAGACCCCACGAGCCAAATTCCCATTGAGGAATTGCAATTGTCGGTGCGGGCTTATAACTGTCTGAAGCGAGCCCAAATCAACACGGTGGCTGATCTCTTGGACTATTCCCAAGAAGACCTTTTAGAGATCAAAAACTTTGGTCAAAAGTCGGCAGAAGAAGTAATCGAAGCGTTACAGCAACGATTGGGAATTACACTCCCGCAGGAAAAATCCAAACCCTAG
- the rplQ gene encoding 50S ribosomal protein L17, which translates to MRHRCRVPELGRPADQRKAMLRALTTQLIRNGQIKTTKARAKAVRSTADKMITLAKDGSLAARRQALGYIYDKKLVHNLFASAKDRYGDRNGGYTRIVRTVRRRGDNAEMAIIELVGEA; encoded by the coding sequence ATGCGACATCGGTGTCGTGTTCCTGAACTAGGGCGACCGGCGGATCAACGCAAGGCAATGCTCCGGGCATTGACGACTCAGTTGATTCGCAATGGTCAAATCAAAACGACGAAGGCACGGGCGAAGGCGGTGCGTTCGACGGCGGATAAGATGATTACCCTGGCGAAGGATGGGTCGTTAGCGGCTCGTCGTCAGGCCTTGGGCTATATCTATGACAAAAAACTGGTGCATAACCTGTTTGCCAGTGCGAAGGATCGTTACGGCGATCGCAACGGGGGCTACACCCGGATTGTGCGCACGGTACGCCGTCGCGGTGATAACGCCGAAATGGCGATCATCGAGTTGGTGGGCGAAGCCTAG
- the truA gene encoding tRNA pseudouridine(38-40) synthase TruA gives MTSEGQAQASTERVALVIQYLGTHFHGWQRQPNQRTVQADIEDAIASVLGYPVAIHGAGRTDAGVHAAAQVAHFQVDSPIPAHRWAKVLNSRLPDDVTIRASASVPPRWHARFSALWRRYRYSFYTDHHPNLFVRPYCWHYYQLPLDADRMNQVLDPLLGRHHLAAFHRSGSDRQHSWVDVQAAHCYRRGKFLHVEIQANGFLYGMVRLLVGLLLEVGNGTRSPENFTDIWVNQRRDLVKYAAPAQGLCLLRVGYPEMPFPQEVWFDTQPLFMFNP, from the coding sequence GTGACCTCTGAAGGACAAGCGCAGGCCTCCACCGAACGAGTTGCCCTCGTCATTCAGTACCTCGGAACTCACTTCCATGGCTGGCAACGCCAACCCAACCAACGCACGGTTCAAGCGGATATTGAAGATGCGATCGCCAGTGTGCTGGGCTATCCGGTTGCCATCCATGGCGCGGGTCGAACCGATGCCGGCGTTCATGCGGCAGCACAGGTTGCTCACTTTCAAGTGGACAGCCCAATTCCAGCCCACCGCTGGGCCAAGGTGCTCAATAGTCGTCTGCCAGATGACGTGACGATCCGGGCTTCAGCCTCAGTCCCCCCTCGCTGGCATGCGCGTTTCTCTGCCCTGTGGCGACGGTATCGCTACAGCTTTTATACTGATCACCATCCCAATCTGTTTGTGCGTCCTTACTGCTGGCATTATTATCAGTTACCCCTGGATGCCGACCGGATGAATCAGGTGCTTGATCCGTTGCTGGGTCGTCACCATCTTGCCGCGTTCCATCGCTCCGGCTCTGACCGTCAGCATTCTTGGGTGGATGTGCAAGCGGCGCACTGTTACCGACGCGGAAAATTCCTCCATGTGGAGATTCAGGCGAATGGTTTTCTGTATGGGATGGTACGCTTATTAGTTGGGCTCCTCCTTGAAGTGGGGAACGGAACGCGATCGCCTGAAAATTTTACAGATATTTGGGTCAACCAACGGCGTGACTTAGTCAAGTATGCGGCTCCCGCCCAAGGTCTGTGTCTCTTACGGGTTGGCTATCCTGAAATGCCCTTTCCGCAAGAGGTATGGTTTGACACCCAACCCCTATTTATGTTCAACCCTTAA
- the rplM gene encoding 50S ribosomal protein L13, with product MEKTVLPTPATVEKKWYVVDAADQRLGRLATEIANVLRGKNKTYFTPHMDTGDYVIVVNAEKVAVTGNKGSQKLYRRHSGRPGGMKTETFDHLQARIPERIVEQAVKGMLPKNALGRKLFTNLKVYAGPNHQHQAQQPETLTIKTHA from the coding sequence ATGGAAAAAACTGTTTTACCTACCCCGGCTACTGTTGAAAAAAAATGGTATGTCGTTGACGCAGCCGATCAACGTTTAGGTCGTCTCGCGACCGAGATTGCCAATGTTCTGCGCGGTAAAAATAAAACCTACTTCACCCCCCACATGGATACCGGGGACTATGTGATTGTTGTCAACGCTGAAAAAGTGGCAGTCACGGGTAATAAAGGCTCTCAGAAGCTTTATCGTCGCCACTCCGGTCGTCCGGGGGGGATGAAGACCGAAACCTTCGACCACCTCCAAGCTCGGATTCCGGAACGAATCGTCGAGCAGGCGGTGAAAGGCATGCTGCCCAAGAATGCCTTGGGACGGAAGTTGTTCACCAACTTAAAAGTCTATGCTGGGCCGAATCACCAGCATCAAGCCCAACAACCGGAAACCCTCACCATCAAAACCCACGCTTAG
- the rpsI gene encoding 30S ribosomal protein S9, which produces MQDNSDRAVYWGTGRRKSSVARVRLVPGTGQIKVNDRPGDNYFNYNPSYLASVKAPLETLGLEAEYDILVRAHGGGLTGQSDAVKLGVARALCKLDPDNRQPLKSEGYLTRDPRAKERKKYGLKKARKAPQFSKR; this is translated from the coding sequence ATGCAAGACAACAGCGATCGCGCCGTCTATTGGGGCACTGGCCGCCGGAAAAGCTCCGTTGCCCGTGTCCGCCTCGTTCCCGGCACCGGCCAAATCAAAGTCAACGACCGCCCTGGCGATAACTACTTCAACTACAACCCCAGTTATCTCGCCAGCGTCAAAGCCCCCCTTGAAACCCTGGGCTTAGAGGCAGAATACGACATCCTAGTCCGGGCCCATGGTGGCGGTCTCACCGGTCAATCCGATGCGGTTAAACTCGGTGTCGCCCGTGCCCTGTGCAAACTCGACCCCGACAATCGCCAACCCCTCAAATCCGAAGGGTACTTAACCCGTGACCCCAGAGCCAAAGAGCGGAAAAAATACGGCTTGAAAAAAGCCCGTAAAGCACCTCAGTTCTCGAAACGGTAA
- the rpmE gene encoding 50S ribosomal protein L31, translated as MPKPEIHPEWYPDAKVICNGEVVMTVGSTQPEINVEIWSGNHPFYTGTQKIIDTEGRVDRFMRKYGMLDTTTTETETDTETK; from the coding sequence ATGCCCAAACCTGAGATTCATCCGGAGTGGTATCCCGACGCTAAAGTGATTTGCAACGGTGAAGTTGTGATGACCGTCGGTTCCACCCAGCCCGAAATCAACGTTGAAATTTGGTCGGGAAATCATCCCTTTTACACCGGAACGCAAAAAATCATTGACACCGAAGGTCGGGTCGATCGGTTTATGCGGAAATATGGGATGCTCGACACCACGACCACCGAAACTGAGACCGATACCGAAACGAAATAG